In a single window of the Rhizobiaceae bacterium genome:
- a CDS encoding Zn-dependent hydrolase codes for MAAPGENLRINADRLWDSIHEMAKIGPGVAGGNNRQTLTDEDGEGRRLFRKWCEEAGLTMGVDKMGTMFARREGTDPEALPVYVGSHLDTQPTGGRYDGILGVLGGLEVIRSMNDLRIRTRHPIVVTNWTNEEGTRFAPAMLASGVFAGIHELDWAYDRVDAKGKRFGDELERIGWKGDEEVGARKMHAFFELHIEQGPILEDEGIDIGVVTHGQGLKWLQVTITGKESHTGSTPMPKRRNAGLGMARVTELVHEVAMDYQPDAVGAIGHMEVYPNSRNIIAGRTVFTIDIRSPDKRVLDEMDARIREGIATICEALDVKFEIEQVGHFDPVTFDPGCVKAVRDAAERLGYSHRDIVSGAGHDACWINRVAPTAMVMCPCVDGLSHNEAEEISKEWAAAGCDVLFHAVIETAEIVE; via the coding sequence TTGGCTGCACCCGGAGAAAATCTGAGGATCAACGCGGATCGCCTGTGGGATTCGATCCACGAGATGGCAAAGATCGGACCGGGTGTCGCGGGCGGAAATAACCGCCAGACTCTCACGGACGAGGATGGCGAGGGCAGGCGGCTCTTCCGGAAATGGTGCGAGGAAGCCGGCCTGACCATGGGCGTCGATAAAATGGGCACCATGTTCGCGCGTCGCGAGGGCACCGATCCTGAAGCTTTGCCCGTCTATGTGGGTTCTCACCTCGACACGCAGCCGACCGGCGGCCGGTATGACGGTATTCTTGGTGTCCTTGGCGGGCTGGAAGTGATCAGGTCGATGAACGATCTGCGAATCAGGACGCGGCACCCCATCGTCGTCACCAACTGGACGAACGAGGAGGGAACGAGATTTGCGCCTGCAATGCTGGCCTCGGGCGTGTTTGCAGGCATTCACGAACTCGACTGGGCCTATGATCGCGTGGACGCAAAGGGAAAGCGCTTCGGCGATGAGCTGGAACGCATCGGCTGGAAGGGCGACGAGGAAGTCGGCGCGCGCAAGATGCACGCTTTCTTCGAGCTTCATATCGAGCAAGGCCCGATCCTTGAGGATGAGGGCATCGATATCGGCGTGGTCACGCATGGCCAGGGTTTGAAATGGCTGCAGGTCACCATCACCGGCAAGGAGAGCCACACCGGCTCGACACCGATGCCGAAGCGTCGCAACGCAGGTCTCGGCATGGCGCGGGTAACCGAACTCGTGCACGAGGTCGCCATGGACTATCAGCCGGACGCGGTGGGCGCGATCGGCCACATGGAGGTCTATCCGAACTCGCGGAACATCATTGCCGGGCGCACGGTGTTCACCATCGATATACGCTCGCCCGACAAGCGCGTGCTGGACGAGATGGATGCCCGCATCCGCGAGGGGATCGCCACCATATGCGAAGCACTCGACGTGAAGTTCGAGATTGAGCAGGTCGGTCATTTCGACCCTGTGACGTTCGATCCGGGCTGCGTGAAGGCTGTTCGAGACGCTGCCGAACGACTGGGCTACTCGCATCGCGACATCGTTTCCGGCGCGGGACATGACGCCTGCTGGATCAACCGCGTGGCGCCGACCGCCATGGTCATGTGTCCGTGCGTCGACGGCCTGTCGCACAACGAGGCCGAAGAGATTTCCAAGGAATGGGCGGCGGCCGGCTGCGATGTCCTGTTCCATGCCGTTATCGAAACTGCGGAGATCGTGGAATAA
- the hydA gene encoding dihydropyrimidinase, whose translation MSKVIKNGTIVTADRTYKADVLFKHGKIEAIGPDLHGDHEFDATGCYVMPGGIDPHTHLEMPFMGTYSADDFESGTRAALSGGTTMVVDFCLPSPNQSLLEALSMWDNKTSKAACDYSFHMAITWWGEQVFDEMKTVVERGINSFKHFMAYKGALMVNDDEMYASFQRCAELGALPLVHAENGDVVAALSQKLLAEGNNGPEGHAYSRPPEVEGEATNRAIMIADMAGVPLYVVHTSCEQAHEAIRRARQKGMRVFGEPLIQHLVLDESEYFNKDWDHAARRVMSPPFRNKLHQDSLWAGLQAGSLQVVATDHCAFTTDQKRFGAGDFTKIPNGTGGLEDRLPVLWTKGVNTGRLTMNEFVAVTSTNIAKILNMYPRKGAIVEGADADIIVWDPKKKKKISAKSQQSIIDYNVFEGVEVTGLPRFVFTRGEVAVNDGKVDARPGHGEFVAREPNGAVNRALSAWKELTAPRKVERTGIPASGV comes from the coding sequence ATGTCCAAAGTCATCAAGAACGGCACGATTGTCACGGCGGACCGCACATACAAGGCGGATGTCCTTTTCAAGCATGGGAAGATCGAGGCAATCGGCCCCGACCTGCATGGCGATCACGAGTTCGACGCGACCGGGTGCTATGTGATGCCGGGCGGCATCGATCCGCACACCCATCTCGAAATGCCTTTCATGGGCACCTATTCCGCCGACGATTTCGAGAGCGGCACACGGGCCGCACTTTCAGGCGGCACCACAATGGTGGTGGACTTCTGCCTGCCGTCTCCCAACCAGTCGCTGTTGGAGGCGCTGTCGATGTGGGACAACAAGACGAGCAAGGCGGCTTGTGACTATTCCTTCCACATGGCGATCACATGGTGGGGCGAGCAGGTTTTCGACGAGATGAAGACCGTCGTCGAGAGGGGCATCAACTCGTTCAAGCATTTCATGGCCTACAAGGGCGCGTTGATGGTCAACGACGATGAGATGTATGCGTCGTTCCAGCGCTGCGCCGAACTGGGCGCATTGCCGCTCGTCCACGCCGAGAACGGCGACGTCGTGGCGGCGCTCAGCCAGAAGCTTCTGGCCGAAGGCAACAATGGTCCGGAGGGTCACGCCTATTCTCGTCCGCCGGAAGTGGAAGGCGAAGCGACCAATCGCGCCATCATGATCGCCGATATGGCAGGCGTGCCGCTTTATGTCGTGCACACCTCCTGCGAGCAGGCGCACGAAGCCATCCGTCGCGCCCGGCAGAAGGGAATGCGGGTTTTCGGCGAGCCGCTGATCCAGCATCTCGTGCTGGACGAATCAGAGTATTTCAACAAGGACTGGGACCATGCCGCGCGTCGCGTGATGAGCCCGCCCTTCCGCAACAAGCTGCATCAGGATTCGCTCTGGGCTGGCTTGCAGGCCGGATCGTTGCAGGTGGTCGCGACGGATCATTGCGCATTCACCACCGACCAGAAACGCTTCGGCGCGGGGGACTTTACGAAGATCCCCAATGGTACCGGCGGACTTGAGGACCGGCTTCCCGTCTTGTGGACAAAGGGCGTGAACACCGGTCGGCTGACGATGAACGAGTTCGTGGCCGTAACCTCGACCAACATTGCAAAGATACTCAACATGTATCCCCGCAAGGGCGCAATCGTCGAAGGGGCCGATGCCGACATCATCGTTTGGGACCCGAAAAAGAAGAAGAAGATCAGCGCCAAGTCGCAGCAATCGATCATCGACTACAATGTGTTCGAGGGCGTCGAGGTGACAGGCTTGCCGCGTTTCGTCTTCACGCGTGGCGAAGTCGCGGTGAACGACGGCAAGGTCGATGCGCGCCCCGGTCACGGCGAGTTCGTGGCGCGCGAGCCGAACGGGGCGGTGAACCGGGCGCTTTCGGCGTGGAAAGAACTTACCGCGCCGCGCAAGGTCGAACGCACGGGGATTCCGGCATCCGGTGTGTAG
- a CDS encoding ABC transporter ATP-binding protein, giving the protein MSPSQQDKGAAGARGAVIAASGLGLTFQTSDGPVQALSDVDLTIEKGEFVSFIGPSGCGKTTFLRTIADLEKPTAGTLEVNGMSAEQAREARAYGYVFQAAALLPWRTIERNVALPLEIIGISAAEQRQRVERTLSLVNLTGFEKKYPWQLSGGMQQRASIARALAFDADLLLMDEPFGALDEIVRDHLNEQLLELWARTNKTICFVTHSIPEAVYLSTRIVVMSPRPGRVTDVIESTLPRERPLDIRETPEFLAIAARVRDGLRAGHSYDD; this is encoded by the coding sequence TTGAGTCCGAGCCAGCAAGACAAAGGGGCCGCCGGAGCGAGGGGTGCGGTTATCGCCGCATCGGGGCTGGGCCTTACATTTCAAACGAGTGACGGGCCGGTACAGGCCCTGTCAGACGTCGATCTCACCATTGAGAAAGGCGAATTCGTCTCTTTCATCGGCCCGTCGGGCTGCGGAAAAACGACCTTCCTGCGCACCATCGCGGACCTTGAAAAGCCGACCGCCGGAACGCTGGAGGTCAACGGCATGAGCGCGGAGCAGGCGCGCGAGGCGCGCGCCTATGGCTACGTGTTTCAGGCCGCCGCCCTGCTTCCATGGCGCACAATCGAGAGAAACGTCGCGCTGCCGCTTGAAATTATCGGCATTTCGGCGGCGGAGCAGCGCCAGCGCGTCGAACGCACGCTCAGCCTCGTGAATCTCACCGGCTTTGAAAAGAAATATCCTTGGCAGCTTTCGGGCGGCATGCAGCAGCGCGCGTCGATTGCCCGCGCGCTTGCCTTCGATGCCGACCTGTTGCTGATGGACGAGCCGTTCGGCGCGCTCGACGAAATCGTGCGCGACCATCTGAACGAACAGTTGCTCGAACTTTGGGCGCGCACCAACAAGACAATCTGCTTCGTCACCCATTCCATTCCGGAGGCCGTCTATCTTTCGACGCGTATCGTGGTCATGTCGCCGCGACCCGGTCGCGTCACCGATGTGATTGAATCGACGCTGCCGCGCGAACGTCCACTCGATATTCGCGAAACGCCTGAGTTTCTGGCCATCGCCGCCCGGGTTCGCGACGGCCTGAGGGCGGGGCACAGCTATGACGATTGA
- a CDS encoding ABC transporter permease, with product MNSVTEKIVPVGTLLIGIVIGWYVLAVFMNAPFQRDMDRRANVAPGTIEFLQSTLSQAKPIVPAPHQVAQNVFENTFLRKVTSNRSLVYHAAVTLSSTLLGFTFGTILGVLIAVGIVHVAALDRSLMPWIIASQTIPILAIAPMIIVVLAAINITGLLPKALISTYLSFFPVAVGMVKGLRSPDLMLLDLMHTYNASPSQVFWKLRVPASVPFLFASMKVAIAASLVGAIVGELPTGAVAGIGAKLLSASYFSNTIDMWAALVAGSIVAMLLVGLVGLASNIVEHAMGARPT from the coding sequence ATGAACAGCGTGACCGAAAAGATCGTTCCGGTCGGTACCTTGCTCATCGGTATCGTGATCGGCTGGTACGTGCTTGCCGTGTTCATGAACGCGCCGTTCCAGCGCGACATGGACCGCCGCGCCAACGTGGCGCCGGGGACGATAGAGTTTCTTCAAAGCACGCTCTCGCAGGCAAAGCCGATTGTCCCCGCGCCTCACCAGGTAGCGCAAAACGTGTTCGAGAACACCTTCCTGCGCAAGGTCACGAGCAATCGCAGCCTCGTCTACCATGCGGCGGTCACGCTCTCGTCGACGCTTTTGGGCTTCACTTTCGGTACCATTCTCGGCGTGCTGATTGCGGTCGGAATCGTGCATGTCGCAGCGCTCGACCGTAGCCTCATGCCGTGGATCATCGCATCGCAAACCATCCCGATCCTTGCCATTGCGCCGATGATCATCGTCGTGCTCGCGGCGATCAACATTACCGGCCTGCTGCCCAAGGCGCTGATTTCGACCTACCTGTCCTTCTTTCCCGTGGCGGTCGGCATGGTGAAGGGCCTGCGTTCGCCCGATTTGATGCTGCTCGACCTGATGCACACATACAATGCCAGTCCTTCGCAGGTTTTCTGGAAGCTGCGCGTTCCGGCGTCGGTCCCCTTCCTATTCGCATCGATGAAAGTTGCGATTGCGGCCAGCCTCGTCGGCGCAATCGTTGGCGAATTGCCTACAGGCGCAGTCGCGGGCATCGGCGCAAAACTCCTGAGTGCGTCCTACTTTTCGAACACCATCGATATGTGGGCAGCACTCGTCGCGGGGTCGATTGTGGCGATGCTGCTGGTTGGTCTCGTGGGGCTCGCGTCCAATATTGTCGAGCATGCGATGGGCGCGCGACCGACATGA
- a CDS encoding ABC transporter permease: MSIQSLSWQSWVVLLLALIAMLTLPFTIDSAGFSAAQTALVLALLIGAAIGDGLRLPVVSKAVLFFLAAHIAAWLLIAGIAGQEGSGRASFFCAIAAAWLLAWRCVSLLSSVRSRSRLTGALLRILIPTIFGAWILILWEAVVRGAGVPFILLPPPAAVGQRLMNSLPVLGADVRQTILKSVLIGYAIGCGAGFVTAILADRVAFLRKGLLPIGNMVSALPIIGVAPIMVMWFGFDWPSKAAVVVVMTFFPMLVNTVAGLAAASHMERDLMRTYASGYWQTLWKLRLPAAAPFIFNALKINSTLALIGAIVAEFFGTPVVGMGFRISTEVGRMNIDMVWAEIAVAAVAGSVFYGVIALIERATTFWHPSIRGG; the protein is encoded by the coding sequence ATGAGCATTCAATCTCTTTCCTGGCAGTCCTGGGTTGTCCTCCTGCTGGCATTGATTGCGATGCTGACCCTGCCATTCACCATCGACAGCGCCGGGTTCAGCGCGGCGCAAACGGCGCTCGTGCTGGCCCTGCTGATCGGGGCCGCGATTGGAGATGGCCTGCGTCTCCCTGTTGTATCGAAGGCTGTCCTCTTTTTCCTTGCGGCGCATATTGCCGCCTGGCTGCTCATCGCCGGAATCGCAGGGCAGGAGGGCAGCGGAAGAGCCTCCTTCTTCTGCGCGATTGCCGCTGCATGGCTGCTGGCCTGGCGATGTGTCTCCCTGCTTTCCTCCGTACGTAGCCGCAGCCGACTGACCGGCGCGCTCCTGCGCATCCTGATACCGACGATATTCGGGGCGTGGATTTTGATCTTGTGGGAAGCAGTCGTGCGCGGCGCGGGCGTACCGTTCATTCTCCTGCCGCCGCCTGCAGCGGTGGGCCAGCGGCTGATGAATTCATTGCCCGTGCTTGGTGCCGATGTCCGCCAGACCATCCTGAAATCCGTGCTGATCGGATATGCGATCGGCTGCGGCGCCGGATTCGTCACGGCCATTCTGGCGGACCGCGTCGCATTCCTGCGCAAGGGGCTGCTGCCAATCGGCAATATGGTTTCCGCGCTTCCCATTATCGGAGTCGCGCCCATCATGGTCATGTGGTTCGGCTTCGACTGGCCTTCCAAGGCGGCGGTTGTCGTCGTGATGACCTTTTTCCCGATGCTGGTGAACACGGTGGCAGGACTTGCGGCCGCCAGCCACATGGAACGCGACCTCATGCGGACCTACGCGTCGGGCTACTGGCAGACGCTGTGGAAACTGCGCCTTCCGGCCGCCGCGCCCTTTATCTTCAACGCGCTGAAAATCAACTCGACGCTGGCGCTCATCGGGGCCATCGTCGCGGAGTTTTTCGGGACGCCGGTCGTCGGCATGGGCTTCCGCATTTCCACCGAAGTCGGGCGTATGAATATCGACATGGTCTGGGCCGAAATCGCAGTTGCAGCGGTCGCAGGTTCAGTCTTCTATGGCGTGATCGCCCTCATCGAGAGGGCAACGACATTTTGGCATCCGTCGATCCGCGGGGGATAG
- a CDS encoding ABC transporter substrate-binding protein, whose amino-acid sequence MKKMTFSLFATAMALGAFQAQAADPVTLQLKWVTQSQFAGYYVAKDKGFYEEEGLDVTIKPGGPDIAPEQVIAGGGADVIVDWMGGALAARDKGVGLVNIAQPFKKAGMELVCPKDGPVKTEADFKGHTLGVWFFGNEYPFYAWMNKLGYPTEGGADGVTVLKQSFDVQPLIQKQADCISVMTYNEYWQLIDAGYKPEDLIVFNYSAMGNDLLEDGLYAMEDKLKDPAFEDKMVRFVRASMKGWKYATENPDEAADIVVENGGQDENHQKRMMGEVAKLIDNADGKLIEAAYERTAKALLDQKIITKEPSGAWTSAITDKAIK is encoded by the coding sequence ATGAAAAAAATGACATTTTCGCTTTTCGCAACGGCGATGGCGCTGGGTGCCTTCCAGGCGCAGGCCGCCGATCCGGTAACGCTCCAACTGAAATGGGTCACGCAGAGCCAGTTTGCCGGCTACTACGTCGCCAAAGACAAGGGGTTCTATGAGGAGGAAGGGCTTGACGTGACGATCAAGCCGGGCGGCCCGGACATCGCACCCGAACAGGTCATCGCAGGTGGCGGGGCCGACGTCATTGTGGACTGGATGGGCGGCGCGCTGGCCGCGCGTGACAAGGGTGTCGGGCTGGTCAACATCGCCCAGCCGTTCAAGAAGGCCGGCATGGAACTCGTCTGCCCGAAGGATGGACCGGTCAAGACCGAAGCCGATTTCAAGGGGCACACGCTCGGCGTCTGGTTCTTCGGAAACGAGTACCCATTCTATGCCTGGATGAACAAGCTCGGCTATCCGACCGAAGGTGGTGCGGACGGCGTCACCGTGCTCAAGCAGTCCTTCGACGTGCAGCCTTTGATCCAGAAGCAGGCGGATTGCATTTCCGTCATGACCTATAACGAATATTGGCAGCTCATCGACGCCGGTTACAAGCCGGAAGACCTGATTGTGTTCAACTATTCGGCGATGGGCAACGACCTGCTTGAGGATGGCCTCTACGCGATGGAAGACAAGCTCAAGGACCCGGCCTTCGAGGACAAGATGGTCCGTTTTGTGCGCGCCTCCATGAAGGGCTGGAAATACGCCACGGAGAATCCTGACGAGGCGGCGGACATCGTCGTCGAGAACGGTGGGCAGGATGAGAACCACCAGAAGCGTATGATGGGTGAGGTCGCCAAGCTGATCGACAATGCCGATGGCAAACTGATCGAGGCAGCCTACGAACGCACCGCCAAGGCATTGCTCGACCAGAAGATCATCACCAAGGAACCGTCCGGAGCCTGGACCAGCGCGATTACGGACAAGGCGATCAAGTAG